GTGCATTTCCGGAAGTGGCTCGCATTCTTCAACCTCCCGCGAATCCAGGCGCAGGGCCTTCATAAACCTGCGAAATATGGCGGGGTGACTATTATTCGTGTTTCCCTCGCCATACTCTTGATAGAGATTTTTTATAAGAAGGGTTCGCGGACGTTCATCCGGAATGTTCGCCACTATGGCGGAAAGGTATCGGCCGAACCAACGGGAATACAGGTAATATTGCCGGGCAAATATCCTTATCCTGTCCAGAGAAAGCTTGCCTTGTCTGAACTTCTCGAGAAAGGGGTGATTGAGGGCCGGATGTTCCCTTATTTCCTCTTCCAGCGTCTCAAAATAATCTAATGCAGTTGATTCCATAAGCTTCATTGTCCTTAATCATTAAGCTATTGCCGTGCCAAAGTTTTCGCCGAAGGTATAACTATTGCTGTTACAATATGTTAGTGATGCTTTTGGAAAAGACGGGAAAGATGGAAAAGTGATGGTCTGGCGGTAGAATAGAAAAAATTTCGCCTTTTTCGGCCTGGACGGCAAGATTCGCAGGAAAAATTTGCGGAATCAGTCCTTATCCTCCTCCTTCTTCTCCCACTCTTTTACCTTATAGTCCACCTTGCGGGCAGAGACCCCAAGGAGCTTGGCCGCATCGGTCTTATTGCCGCCGGTTAGCTCCAGCGTCTTCAAGATAACCCTTTTTTCCACGTCCTTTAAAGGGGTGCCTATGTTGACCTGCAGAACCGGGGCGGTTGCGGGGCCGCTAGTTACGAGGTTGGGGGGCAGGTGTTCGGGTCCTATGATATCTTTCTTGCACAGTACGACCCCCCTTTCGATGGTATTTTCAAGCTCGCGCACGTTACCGGGCCAGCTGTAGGCCGCCAGGAGCTTCATCGCCTCGGGTGATACGCCCTTAATTTGTTTGTTGTTTTTTTGCGCGTAGCGTATTACGAAGTAGTCTGCGAGTAACGGTATGTCGGCCTTTCTTTCTCTGAGAGGCGGTATACTCAGGTTGATTACGTTGATTCTGTAATACAGGTCTTCTCTAAATCTGCCTTCCGCAACTTCTTTACTAAGGTCCTTGTTGGTTGCCGCGACGAGTCTGACGTCTACCGCACGTGTTTCTTGTCCCCCGACCCTTTCAAATTGACCCGTCTCTGTTACCCGCAGGAGCTTTGTCTGCATATGGGTACTCATTTCTGAGAGTTCGTCAAGAAAGAGGGTGCCCTGGTGTGCCAGCTCGAAGCGTCCCTTACGGGTATAGAGTGCCCCCGTAAAGGAGCCCTTATCATGCCCGAAGAGTTCACTCTCAAGCACGCCCTCTGCAAGTGCCGCGCAATGCAAGACCACAAATGGCTTATCCTTTCGTGTGCTGGACCGGTGAATGGCCTGTGCCACCATTTCCTTGCCGACCCCGGTCTCACCGTAAATCAGCACTGTGGCGGTTGAGGTAGCGACATCACGGATTGTCCGAAATACCTGCTG
Above is a genomic segment from Candidatus Bathyanammoxibius amoris containing:
- a CDS encoding iron-containing redox enzyme family protein, with the protein product MESTALDYFETLEEEIREHPALNHPFLEKFRQGKLSLDRIRIFARQYYLYSRWFGRYLSAIVANIPDERPRTLLIKNLYQEYGEGNTNNSHPAIFRRFMKALRLDSREVEECEPLPEMHLFIHEYLYICQGGHFLKALGAIGPGTESIVPYIYRPIYEGLKKEPSLKEEDIEFFALHITLDVEHSANIKEALLEYARSERNQALIRQGAMTVLSARTVLWNGLERACCG
- a CDS encoding sigma-54 dependent transcriptional regulator is translated as MTPGSRILVVEDDKNSLSGLLKLLQKEGFEASGAISAYEALALLDTQQYDIVLADMKLPGMGALSLIDEIKKKDGDLPVVVMTAYSSIENAVTTIKKGAEDYLTKPLNINTLKQTLNKIRERQELLRHNEELKAHLEKKLPFPEFVGKTPEMQQVFRTIRDVATSTATVLIYGETGVGKEMVAQAIHRSSTRKDKPFVVLHCAALAEGVLESELFGHDKGSFTGALYTRKGRFELAHQGTLFLDELSEMSTHMQTKLLRVTETGQFERVGGQETRAVDVRLVAATNKDLSKEVAEGRFREDLYYRINVINLSIPPLRERKADIPLLADYFVIRYAQKNNKQIKGVSPEAMKLLAAYSWPGNVRELENTIERGVVLCKKDIIGPEHLPPNLVTSGPATAPVLQVNIGTPLKDVEKRVILKTLELTGGNKTDAAKLLGVSARKVDYKVKEWEKKEEDKD